CATAATGCGCGAAGCGGCACGGGCATCCTGCCCAACTTGTTGCATGTATGTTTTTATGTCATCCATTTTTACCTCATAATTCAAGTGTAGCCAGTAGGTGGGCAGAGCGCAGCGACTCCATCATTGTCAACACAGCTATCTCATTGATGACAGATATCGCTGCATTTTGTTCATCTATAAGTGCGCATTTTACCATTGCACTTAAGTTAAAATACGTACCTTGTATATTAGGGTCTGCCATGTCTGACATTCTGCAAAAAATTCTTACTGTTAAGGCGCAAGAAATTGCTACCGCAAAAGCCGAATGCTCTTGGATGATCATGCGCGCTAAGGCGGAACAAGAAGCCTTACCTACTCGTGATTTCATCGGAGCAATTCGCAGAAAAATTACAGCAGGCCAGCCCGCAGTGATAGCCGAAATTAAAAAAGCCAGCCCAAGCAAAGGTGTGTTACGCGCGGATTTCCATCCGGCGGAAATTGCTGCTAGCTATGCGAATCACGGTGCGGCCTGCCTGTCAGTATTAACTGATGCGCAATTCTTTCAGGGCAGTGCCGAATATTTACAGGAAGCGCGGGCTGCTTGTTCAATTCCGGTGCTGCGCAAGGATTTCATGGTAGATACCTACCAAATTTATCAGGCGCGTGCGTTAGGAGCGGACTGCATCCTGCTGATTGCGGCAGCATTAAGTTTGGCGCAGATGCAGGAATTTGAAGCTTTGGCACATAGCTTGGGGCTAAGCGTGCTGATAGAAGTGCATAATAAATCAGAATTGGACGAGGCATTACAACTCACCACTCCGCTTATCGGTATTAATAACCGCAATTTGCGTACTTTTGAGGTAACACTGCAAACTACGTTGGATTTATTACCGCACATTCCACAAGAACGTATTGTGGTAACCGAAAGTGGCATCCTCCAAGCAGAAGATGTACAACTGATGCGCAATAATCACGTCAATGCTTTTTTGGTAGGCGAGGCATTTATGCGTGCGCCC
This genomic interval from Candidatus Nitrotoga sp. AM1P contains the following:
- the trpC gene encoding indole-3-glycerol phosphate synthase TrpC produces the protein MSDILQKILTVKAQEIATAKAECSWMIMRAKAEQEALPTRDFIGAIRRKITAGQPAVIAEIKKASPSKGVLRADFHPAEIAASYANHGAACLSVLTDAQFFQGSAEYLQEARAACSIPVLRKDFMVDTYQIYQARALGADCILLIAAALSLAQMQEFEALAHSLGLSVLIEVHNKSELDEALQLTTPLIGINNRNLRTFEVTLQTTLDLLPHIPQERIVVTESGILQAEDVQLMRNNHVNAFLVGEAFMRAPEPGVALARLFGL